The sequence CCCCTATGTTCAATACGCACATGCGAGATGTGCCTCAATCCTGAAAAAAGCTGAGGAAAAGGGAATTACCTTAGAACTCGAGAAGCTCTTAGAGAATGCGGACTTCTCAAACCTCGACAAAAAAGAAAAAGAACTCATAAAACTGCTCTCAAGATTCCCAGAAATAGTTAAGGAAGTAGGAACAGAGATAAAGCCCCACCTTCTAGCTTGGTATGCTAATGAAGTTGCAATGGTGTTTAACAAGTTCTATATGGCACTGCCAGTGCTTAAAGCAGAGAAAGGAATACTTGAAGAGCGTTTATTATTGGTTATGGCAACAAAGCAAGTCCTAAGGAACGTGCTTAATTTAATGGGAATAGAAGCTCCAGAAAGAATGTGATTGTTCATAAATTTTCCTTCTTTATATAGCTCTCTTTTCTTTCCAAACTACTACAATACCACTGAATATCAGCAGAAGAGAAATGATGTAGCTTTTTAGGCTAGGATGCTGCCTCAACTCAGCATATACAATGCATTCTCTCTCGCTTTCAACTTCAATCAAGTGCTCACCTTTAAGCCGAGAAGAATAAGTCGTGAATTCTCCAATTTCTTTTCCATCAATTTTGAGGTGAAAAGGTGCATCTGAAGTTAGTTTTAATGAAACATCGCCATTCAAATAAATGGCATCTGTAAACTCATTGTCTTCATTCAATATCATTTGCTCATGTGAGCCATACCCACTTACAACCACTGGATATATAGTAAGAAGAAATATCAGATACAAAACACCAAACAATGAGAGCGATACACCTAGAAGTTTTCTCATGCTCTCACCTATTTTGATTATCATTATTTGTCTATATAACTTTTACTCAAAAATCGAGTATTACCGAAATTTGGAAAACCCTAAATAGGACAAAAACCAAAGGAATACGGTGAGTTTATGAAGGGTGTGATAGTCCCGTTGGTTACTCCATTTAATGAAGACTATTCACTGGATTTTCAGGCTTTAGAGGAACACATAAATTACCTCCAAAGAGTCGGGGTTCATGGAATTTTCATAAACGCAACTACTGGAGAATTCATAAGCTTAACCAAAGAAGAAAGAAAGCTTCTAGCTGAAAAAGGACGGGAACTTGTGAACGCATCGTTTTACCTAGTGGGAACAGCCTCAACAAACACTTTTGAAGTTATAGAGCTCACAAGACACGCTGAAGATATTGGTGCAGATTATGTAGTGATCGCTCCACCATACTACTGCCCCTTAAATGACGAAGCCCTCTTCACTCATTATTCACTGATTGCTGAGAAAGCAGACATTCCAATAATTCTCTACAACATTCCAAGCTGCGCGAATCCTCTGAGTGTCCCACTGATAAAAAAGCTAGCCCTTGAGTATGATAACATAGCTGGAATTAAAGAAACAATAGATAGCATAAGCCATGTGAGAGACGTTATCTTTGAGGTTAAAGGAGAGAGAAAAGACTTTAAAGTGTTTACTGGTTTGGATCATCACTTTCTAAACACACTAATTCTGGGAGGCGATGGTGGAATAATGGCGTGTGCAAACTTTGCTCCTGAAATTCATCTCAAGCTTTTCAAGGCATTTGAAGAGAAAAAGCCCGAGATGTTTGAATATGCCAAAAAGCTGGCAAAACTTTCCCAAATTTACAGCTTGGCATCTTCTTTCGGCTCTGCAATAAAGATTGCAATGCAGCTTAGAGGATTTTCAATAAAGCCAGTATTAAGACCTCCATATGTGATGGATGGAAAGGAAACAAGGGATAGAATAAAAGAGCTTCTAGCTTCACTGGAGCTTATACCTTAAGAATGCTCCCAGTCCACCAAAGGCTTTATAGAACTGCTGTCCTTCCTCGGTGTCAAGCGAAATGATCTCAACGTTAGCTCCTATTTCTTCCGCCATTTTTATTAGCTCCTCGGCAACGTCCCACTTCTCAAAGCTGATGTTCTGGCTTCCGCACTTTGGACATGTCTTAAGCTTCCTCTTGTAAACTTCAAACTCCTGCTCGCTCATTGTTTTAAGCTCTTCCCAGCCGCAGTTGTTACATTTAGCTTTGGCTCTAACTTTGTCATATCCTTCGCTTATCAATAATGTATCAACGGCTCCAAGCTCCAAAGCCTTTCTAACCTCCTTTTCACCATAGGTTATCAGTCCAGTGTCTTTAACTAGATGTCTGAAGAAGTCCTGGACAAGCTTTTTCTCCTTAATTGCTTCGTGTTCCGATAGAATGTCGCTTGCCTTTTCAACGAGCTCCCTCAGTCCATATTCTCCATGGTAACTGATGTCAACTACACCAATTATCTTTTTCCTGAGCTCGTGATGGAGGTAGTCTCCTTCAATGAACTCTTCTTTCGTTGGTCCAGGGCCACCAATGATAATCCCTTTGAGCTCTCCTTTCTCTAAGAGAGGGAGAAATGCCTTATTAGCGTGTTCTCCAATTCTTTTCATGAATTCGTGAGTCTCTTGCTCTCTAATTCTCTCGTATCTTCTTGCAGACTGACCACCAGCTCTTGTCTTTCCTGGAACGTTGGATGTGAGTTCATCGACAACTTCAATTCTCTTTCCTCTAAGGATTCCTATAGTTGCCTCGTTTTTCTCAACTGTTATAAGGCCATAAGCCTCTTTAACACGAAGCATCTCTTCCAATGGTTCTGTAACAAAAGTCTGATCACATCGATATAGTCTAACTTTTAGAGGCTCTGGTGGGATGATTGCAAATACCCTAATGTCGCTAACCCCTTCTTGCTCGCTAACGTTTCCGACAAACAAAGCTAGCCCAGTTGGTGGTGTCTGTTTGTAGAGTTTTAAGTGTTGCATTGCTCTTTCCAAAGCTCCAAGGACATTCTTTCGAGTTGATTTTGACTTAATATTCTGGGCGGTTCCATACTCCTCTCTAAGCTGCTGCATGACTTTATTGAGATCATAACCTGCAGGGATATACAGAGAGACAAGCTCAGTCGCTCGCCCTCTAATTTTTTTCAGTTCCTCAACCTTTTTCTTTAATTCATACATTTCAGCTGAAGTGTGAGACATGAGCATCACCCCAAAACTGCTCTCGCTAACGACTTAAAAGAATTCGAATTTATAAAGATTTGGTCATAAAAAGGTAAAAGGCTAGATAAAAGACAATACCAACAAAATGAAAACTCCAACAACTCCGCCCACAGCTATTATCAAGAGATTAATGAGGTTCAGTTCAATGTGGGCAACGCCGAGGAAATTGATTATGCCTACTAAAATCAATCCTACTATTGTGTTCATTGCCATCCACTTTAATATCGCCAGCGTCAGCTTCAAAATCAAATAGCCAGCTAAAATCAACAAAACCAAAAATATCAACCACTGCAGCATTTAATCACCTCTCAAGTTCTCTTAATGCATCCTTTGCTATTTCTCCAAGAGGTATCCACTTCATACCCTCAAACGGCAGAATAACTTTCTCTTGAACATTCACAAGCTCTTCAACATACGGCTTGAGTTCTGCTAGCTTGAATTCCTTAATCATCAAAGAGGCAAATGCTTTGTCATTTTTGTTTCCAGACATTAGGATATCCCTAATCTCATCAATAATTTCCCCTTTGTACTCGATAAACAACTCGGGATTTTCTTTCATTAGGAATCCAAGGAATATCATTGCGTTTTCTTTTACGTAGGAGTTCCTTGACTTGACAAGATCGAGGAACTTAAGAACATAATCTTTCTTGAGATTCTTGATAACAACATTTTTATCTCGTTCAAGGATGCTTGTAAGAGCCAGCAAAGAATCCCCAACAATGCCGGGATTTCCCTCGTTAAGAAGCTCAAAGAGAGCATTGAGGATTTTCTTATCCCGCGATGCCTGTTCCACTACCCTCTCAATCTGATTGCTTTCAAGCATCTTTCTGACTTTATCCTTTTTAGAACCGAAGGAAAATAATCCCATGTCACTCACCAACGCTCTTTTTAAGAAATTATGCAGGCAAAGGTTAAAGCTTTTTTGCATAGTTAACTTTAAAACTCAAAAAGAGAGGTTAATTTAGGCAATGAAGAGAGCGAATTGCACTGAAAGATGATGAACCTCCACTTCGGAGCCCTTGAGAGGTGATAAAATGGAGATTAAAGAGTTCCAGCAAATGATAAAGGACATATATTTTCATAGAGATTCAAAGAGGGGACTAGAAAGAACTTTCTTATGGTTTGTCGAAGAAGTTGGTGAGCTTGCTGAGGCTTTGAGAAAAGGAAAACAAGAAGACATGGAAGAGGAATTCGCCGATGTCCTTGCATGGCTTGTAAGCTTAGCTAATTTGGCTAATGTTGACCTTGAAAAAGCAGCCCTCAAGAAATATCCTGGTGTTTGCCCCTACTGTAGAAAGAGTCCGTGTGAGTGTGAGAAGGAGTAGCACCTTAAGGTTGTCATAACTGTTGTTAGGAATATAAGTACTAAGCGAAATTGTTAAATACTACATCATACCACTAATGTCTTTAGGTTGGGAGGCGTCATGAGAAAAGGACAAGGCTCCTTAGGATATCTCTTTCTCATAGCTGTTGCAATTATAATTGTTGCTATCGTGATTAAATACAGCGAACCTGCGGTAAAAGAAGTTCCCATTACAGGGATTATATACATTGATCCCGAGGGTTCTGCAAAGACAGAAGAAACAGACACAAAAATAGCATGGCAAGCAATGTATAAATATCCACCTGAGTGTCGCCCAATTGCTGGAAATCCATATTGTGATTTTTATGTCACTGTAAATTTGAAATACTACAAAAGTGGAAGATACCAGGGAAAATACAGAATAGACGTCTATGTTGCTGGGGATGCTGAGAAAATAAAGAAGATTAAAGTTCAGCTCTGCAATGGATGGGAGTATACTTGGAGCGAAGAAGAATTTGACTATAATAACCCCAATCTCAATGAGCATAACAAAGCAGTTAAAGTGAATGGCAAAACATACTTTGATCCCGGTGATTTAGAGTTTCCATGTCAAGTTATTATAATGGCGTGGATGAAATAAAAACGATACAGTTGCTAAATGGGTTACTATTAAGTTCAACTAATAATCGATAGCTAAAAGGTAGATAAAAAACAAAAATTTAATTATCACTTTGTAGCATTTTGTATAGACTGATTTACAAGTTCTGTTAACTTTGAAGCACTTTGGTTAACGACTTCACCAGTTGACTCCCCAGCACCTCTTAAGTACTTCAGCACAATCGCGATTATAATCAATGCTGCAGCGATCATAAACAAATACTCAATTGCACCCTGAGCCTTCCTCCTCATAACATCCACCCCCATTGACGTCTTTCATCAATTTTAATAGGAAAAAGGTTATATATCTTTTTGCTCAAATCTGAGACGATTATACGCAATAATGATTATTCAAGGTGTCATAAATGGTATTAAAAATTTTCCAATCGGAATCTGCAAATATTGGAGAATGTCTAAGTAATATTGAAGAGGATTCAAAAAGAGAGTTTCTAAAAACTCCAGGTAAAATAGAAAAATCAAAAATTTTCCTAAATTTTGGAGCTTTTATGAACGTTACAATTGCTGTGGTTATTGACGAAACCCAACCAGCAGAAAAAGGCATAATAACCGCATACACAAGTGGAAAAAATAAAAGAGATGCAATGAAGAAACTTCAGGAGATTATCAACAAACAGATAAAAAGCTCCATGGAAATTGTTGATTTTGAAGTTGGAACTTATACAACACCCGTAACAAGAAGAACATATGCGGTGGGAATTGTTGTATACAACATTCCGGAGCAAGAGATAGTTCTTAAAAAGTTGAGCATAAAAGAAAGAAGAAGAATCCTTGCCAGAGCTTTGGAGCTGTTCAATTACAATCCAAAAGTGCTGAACATCTCAGAGGTCGCAAGAACCTTTGGAGTGTCCCGTGACTCCATTTACTATGACATAGAGCAGATACTAAAAGAAAAGAAATCAGCGGGTAGCTAATGGTACAGGCGTTGCAGAGAGTATGAAAATCATAAGAGCTATGACTGCTAGTATTTTTCTTTTTGTAGAGACGGGACTAACTTCATCTAGCGCTCCTGGATTGCCTATTCTGCCCATCAAAAGTATAATGCCTCCCCATACCAGCCAGCCAACCCAGAGATAGCTTAAAACAAGTAGTGCAAAACCTAATCCAAAGGTTAGATATGCATGTGCCTTTTCATTTAAAAAAGCCCTAGCTATGTGTCCTCCATCAAGTTGAGCTGCTGGGAACAAATTTAGGAATGTTACCAGAATTCCCACCCAGCCCGCAATTGCGACAGGATGAAGCTGAAGAACTACATTGCTACCAATATCACCGTAAAAAACTTTGTAAAATATCTCAAACAGCAGGTTAGTCCCAAAATAAACTGCACCCTCCATTTCTTGAGGAGAAACTGGGACTACCACGGAAAGCTTCAGCCCGAGTATGGAGACAGGTAGGGCCACCAAAAATCCAGCCAAAGGTCCGCTTACTCCTAAATCAATGGCAGCATTTCTTGTTGGAATGGGGGACTTAACTCTAATTACTGCTCCCATTGTCCCTATGAATGAAGGAAATGGAATAAAGTATGGAAACGTCGATTTTACTCCGTGCAAAGTTGCTGCTATTTTGTGCCCCATCTCATGAGTTCCAAGGATTGTCATTATGCTTATAGAGAAAGCTAAAGCATTGAGGTAGATGTTTCTAATGCCCGGAAGGTTGTACTGATCCAAGGTTTGGACATAACCCAAAGACAGAATGTAGCCAGCACCAAAGGTACTTATCAGAGTTGCTATGAAAAGAATTATCCCAATTAAAGGATTCTCTTCTTTTATAGGCTGCGCAGGAAACACATAAAGAACGATCTTTCCATTTCTCCTTTTCAGAGCTGCCCAATAACCTAAAACTTCAAGCTCTTTTAACACTTTTTCAAAATTCGTCTCCTTGATTGAATAAACTTCAAATGCTATCATATTTGCATCTTGTCTGAGAATGCTCCCAATTTCATAAAATTCCCTAATTTTCCGCATTAACTCCTGAGGAACTTGCTTCTCCGAAGCCTCAAGCTCTTCAGTAAATCCTACAAGAACCATATCACCACCGCAGTGAGGACAAGCATTCTCAACCAGTGGTTCTGTAGAATCTCTAACCTCCCTATGGCCGCAGTTGATGCACTCGTAAATTCCTTTCGGCATTTTTTCACCTTACCTTTCTTTTTGGACAATCATTTAAATGTCTTCCTCTTCGTGGATTATAACTTCCCCCTTATCAGCATCAACCTCAATGATTTGGCCGCTCCTAATTTTCTTTATATCAATCTTATCTACCATAGGAATTTCTGCAATTATTGCACCAGTTGCCACTATCGTCTCGGCATCTTCAACTACAATGGCTTTTGGGGCAACATTGTTCTTTTTGAGCTGGTAAATAACATAAGAACCAACAGTTGAGCCCTTGCCCCTTGGGAACACAAGGATTTTATCTTTAACACTCTCCCCCTTTATGTCGCTCTCAGCATCAGTTACAATGCCCGTTCTAGGATCAATTCCACCCAAAAATGAGAGCGGCTTTTGGGAAACCAACGCAATCCCTTTTGCCTTTCCTTTTGTTATCTTTCTCCCTTTGAGCTTCATTGCCCTCACCTCATGGAGCTTCAAGAAGCAGCTTATCTGTGTTATCAAGCCTTACTTTTAGTCCAGCCGATGAAAAATAGAAGCTCGCCTTTCCACTGTTCGTTGCAATTCCCCTGTACCAGCTCTCAATTGGTGAGACAATTAGGCATGCATCAACGATTATCCTTCCGTTGTAGCGTTCTATAACTTCAGTATAACCCAAAGAATCTGCCAGATATTTTACAACTCTGCTTGCTGTTATGAAAAGGGGTATTTTCAGCGGTTTTCCACGCATTCTCAAAAGCTCAGCAACTTCTTTTATTTCATGAATTGATGCATGTGGACAGCCAATTAAGATAGCGTCAATTTCGTTCCAATCAGCATTGTATTTCTCTTTAACTTCCTTGAGCTCCTTATCATCAACTTGTATTTTCTCAAGCTTGTCTGTGATGGCAGTTTTATATTCTGGGGTTTCGCTCTCAACATGGTACAAAGCAACTGAACCCGTTGCAGCCATTGAAGCCCCGAGCTCTTTCAAATAATCTGTCTTTTCAGGTTTCAGCCCTTTAAAATAGGGAACATCATTTTTGAGAACATTTCCGAGGTAGTATCCTAAAAAGCTGTAGTCAACAAAATCTTTAACTTTAGCTTGAACTTCAATGATAACGGTTGCTTTTCTATTTTCTTCTAGGTGAAGCCCATAATTTGGTGTTTTTCCAACGATAGCAGCCGCTAGGCTTGAAGGCCCTCCTTCTCTGTTTGTCCTAGCTCCGATAATCGAGTTTGCAAAACTTACGGCAGAACTCTCACTCCAAGCAATATGATCACCAAACTTGGGCAGATTTGCTCCATAGTATGGGGTGCATGTTGAAGTTATTTCAATTCCCATAGCCTTATAAAGCTCCAGAATCTCTCTTTGTTTTTCCATGAACTCTTCATTGCCAATTCCTGCGGGATTTAGAGTTGTATATACACTAACTTTTGCCCCTGCATCTACAAAATCTCTCAAAAATTCTATGCCAGCGTCCCCAATATTTTTATAAGAAACTCCGGCTATTTGGGCGCTTTTGATTGGAATTAACCTATCAGCTCCGTAAATTTCACCGAGAGCAACGAGAATCTCCATAGCTTTCTGGAGAGCATATCCATACTCCCCGGCCAAAATAAGCTCCTCTTCCTTTGTTAGATACATACCATCACCATAAGAGATATCTCATAGGGGTTTAAAGCTTTTACAGTCTCTAAAATGTAGCTTAAGTGGTTGCAAAGGCTTGTTTTGTTATTGAAATTAGTTAAATTGGGCAAAAAAGTTTTGTAGCCCGAGTTCTAAAACAGTAAAGTTTATAAACTCACCATATATTAGTAGGTATCGGGTTGTGCAGCGGGGTGGGGCAGCTAGGAGTGCCCGCCGGGCTCATAACCCGGAGGTCGGAGGTTCAAATCCTCCCCCCGCTACCAGTTTCTTTCTATTAGTAAAAGAGATACGACATTAAAGAGTAAAAGTTCTGCCCGTTACGTAATCCAGATAGCTCTGGAGGAGTTTTTGTTTTCGCTCAATTGTGAATCCAATATCAACGTGAAAGGCACGAATGCTTTGGAGTTTTGATATTCTTATCTCGTAAAGATCTGAGGTGTACCTGTACTCCTTTCCTCGGATTATAGCTTTACTCCCCTTCTTTTTCGTTAACACTATGGTGCTTTCTATTCCAATATCTTCCAGTAGTTCTTTACAAAACCTGAGAAGACCAATGTCATAGTTAGAAGCTGATATGAAAGCTCGCTTTCGTTTTCTATCTAAACAAACACATCCTTCACTATCGAAAAATCCTCTCAAAAACTCTCTTGGATAAAGCTTGGCAATATCAAATAAAACCTCCCTCGGTCTTATCAAGAACAGATATAATTCCTTGCTCGTCGCCTCAACGCTCCATCTTCCACTCCTCGTTGAATCGTTCTCATAATACACCCTCGGATTTAGGCCTAGAGATTTCAACGCTTTAGCGAATTCTTCGGCAAATTCTCTATCGATAACCTTAAAGCCTTATCCTGTACCTGTATCTTTTGTCAGCATTTACACTAGCATCACCAAAATAGACCCCAATAGCATAGGATAAATCTGGAGAAGGTTTTAAGTTCACCTCTTTAATCCTGTTCAGAGGATTGTGCATTTCTTTACACCATCTTATAACAGTAGCTTTTGAAATTTTTACGCCCTTATCTTCTGCTATTGCCTTTGATATCTCAGAGTAGCTTAATCCATTGTTTCTTAGCTCGCTAGCGTATTCCATAATCTCATGAAGTTCCTCTTGATTCAGGTCTTTTAATCTTCGCATGATAATCTAATTGCTTCCAGAATTTTTTAAATTTTTCGTAATTTCTACACCATCAACAATAGTTAACACTCAACAGGCAAAACTTTTTAAACACACCTCGGCAATTCCAATTGGCTATGCCATAAGGGACGGCTGGCGGGAGCTGGCCGTCGCCAAGGAGGTGTTGTACATGGCAAGGATACATGCGAGAAAGAGAGGTAAATCTGGATCAAAGAGACCTCCAAGGACTGCTCCACCAACTTGGGTGGAATATACAGCTGAAGAAGTTGAGAACCTCGTTATAAAGCTTAGAAAAGAAGGTTACAGCACAGCTATGATAGGGACTATTCTCAGAGACCAGTATGGAATTCCAAGCGTCAAGCTGATCACAGGCAAAAAGATAACCAAGATCCTCGAGGAGAACGGTTTAGCACCAGAGATTCCAGAGGACTTGATGTTCCTCATTAAGAGAGCCGTAAACTTAAGAAGGCACCTCGAGGAGCACCCCAAGGACAAGCACTCAAGAAGAGGACTTCAGCTCATTGAGAGCAAGATTAGAAGACTTGTAAAGTACTATAGAAGAACAGGAAAGCTCCCACCAAAGTGGAGATACGATCCAGAGCAAGCAAAACTCTTAGTCCGCTGATTTCTCACTTTTTCCTTATTAAGGTGATATGATGGACAAAAGTGCATTTTTAGAGAAGGTTAGAGAGGGTGCTGAACTAATAAAAATGCATATCGAGTTAGGACACACTATACGCATAATTTCTCACAGAGATGCCGATGGAATAACCGCAGGGGCTATTCTGGCAAAGGCCGTTGCACGAGAAGGAGGAAACTTCCATTTAAGCATTGTTAAACAGCTCAGTGAAGATTTAATCAAGGAGCTCGCAAATGAAAAACAGAAAATTTACGTTTTCAGCGATTTAGGCAGCGGATCAATAAAGCTCATTGAGAAATATCTCAGCGATGCAAGCGTTGTTATAGCTGATCACCACCCACCAGAAGACGGAGAGATTGAGAATGACAACCACATC is a genomic window of Thermococcus sp. M39 containing:
- a CDS encoding 30S ribosomal protein S15 produces the protein MARIHARKRGKSGSKRPPRTAPPTWVEYTAEEVENLVIKLRKEGYSTAMIGTILRDQYGIPSVKLITGKKITKILEENGLAPEIPEDLMFLIKRAVNLRRHLEEHPKDKHSRRGLQLIESKIRRLVKYYRRTGKLPPKWRYDPEQAKLLVR
- a CDS encoding LAGLIDADG family homing endonuclease produces the protein MYYENDSTRSGRWSVEATSKELYLFLIRPREVLFDIAKLYPREFLRGFFDSEGCVCLDRKRKRAFISASNYDIGLLRFCKELLEDIGIESTIVLTKKKGSKAIIRGKEYRYTSDLYEIRISKLQSIRAFHVDIGFTIERKQKLLQSYLDYVTGRTFTL
- a CDS encoding DUF126 domain-containing protein; amino-acid sequence: MKLKGRKITKGKAKGIALVSQKPLSFLGGIDPRTGIVTDAESDIKGESVKDKILVFPRGKGSTVGSYVIYQLKKNNVAPKAIVVEDAETIVATGAIIAEIPMVDKIDIKKIRSGQIIEVDADKGEVIIHEEEDI
- a CDS encoding aconitase X catalytic domain-containing protein gives rise to the protein MYLTKEEELILAGEYGYALQKAMEILVALGEIYGADRLIPIKSAQIAGVSYKNIGDAGIEFLRDFVDAGAKVSVYTTLNPAGIGNEEFMEKQREILELYKAMGIEITSTCTPYYGANLPKFGDHIAWSESSAVSFANSIIGARTNREGGPSSLAAAIVGKTPNYGLHLEENRKATVIIEVQAKVKDFVDYSFLGYYLGNVLKNDVPYFKGLKPEKTDYLKELGASMAATGSVALYHVESETPEYKTAITDKLEKIQVDDKELKEVKEKYNADWNEIDAILIGCPHASIHEIKEVAELLRMRGKPLKIPLFITASRVVKYLADSLGYTEVIERYNGRIIVDACLIVSPIESWYRGIATNSGKASFYFSSAGLKVRLDNTDKLLLEAP
- the prf1 gene encoding peptide chain release factor aRF-1; translation: MSHTSAEMYELKKKVEELKKIRGRATELVSLYIPAGYDLNKVMQQLREEYGTAQNIKSKSTRKNVLGALERAMQHLKLYKQTPPTGLALFVGNVSEQEGVSDIRVFAIIPPEPLKVRLYRCDQTFVTEPLEEMLRVKEAYGLITVEKNEATIGILRGKRIEVVDELTSNVPGKTRAGGQSARRYERIREQETHEFMKRIGEHANKAFLPLLEKGELKGIIIGGPGPTKEEFIEGDYLHHELRKKIIGVVDISYHGEYGLRELVEKASDILSEHEAIKEKKLVQDFFRHLVKDTGLITYGEKEVRKALELGAVDTLLISEGYDKVRAKAKCNNCGWEELKTMSEQEFEVYKRKLKTCPKCGSQNISFEKWDVAEELIKMAEEIGANVEIISLDTEEGQQFYKAFGGLGAFLRYKLQ
- a CDS encoding pro-sigmaK processing inhibitor BofA family protein; the encoded protein is MLQWLIFLVLLILAGYLILKLTLAILKWMAMNTIVGLILVGIINFLGVAHIELNLINLLIIAVGGVVGVFILLVLSFI
- a CDS encoding class III signal peptide-containing protein, with protein sequence MRRKAQGAIEYLFMIAAALIIIAIVLKYLRGAGESTGEVVNQSASKLTELVNQSIQNATK
- a CDS encoding MazG nucleotide pyrophosphohydrolase domain-containing protein, which codes for MEIKEFQQMIKDIYFHRDSKRGLERTFLWFVEEVGELAEALRKGKQEDMEEEFADVLAWLVSLANLANVDLEKAALKKYPGVCPYCRKSPCECEKE
- a CDS encoding site-2 protease family protein — its product is MPKGIYECINCGHREVRDSTEPLVENACPHCGGDMVLVGFTEELEASEKQVPQELMRKIREFYEIGSILRQDANMIAFEVYSIKETNFEKVLKELEVLGYWAALKRRNGKIVLYVFPAQPIKEENPLIGIILFIATLISTFGAGYILSLGYVQTLDQYNLPGIRNIYLNALAFSISIMTILGTHEMGHKIAATLHGVKSTFPYFIPFPSFIGTMGAVIRVKSPIPTRNAAIDLGVSGPLAGFLVALPVSILGLKLSVVVPVSPQEMEGAVYFGTNLLFEIFYKVFYGDIGSNVVLQLHPVAIAGWVGILVTFLNLFPAAQLDGGHIARAFLNEKAHAYLTFGLGFALLVLSYLWVGWLVWGGIILLMGRIGNPGALDEVSPVSTKRKILAVIALMIFILSATPVPLATR
- a CDS encoding class III signal peptide-containing protein, whose translation is MRKGQGSLGYLFLIAVAIIIVAIVIKYSEPAVKEVPITGIIYIDPEGSAKTEETDTKIAWQAMYKYPPECRPIAGNPYCDFYVTVNLKYYKSGRYQGKYRIDVYVAGDAEKIKKIKVQLCNGWEYTWSEEEFDYNNPNLNEHNKAVKVNGKTYFDPGDLEFPCQVIIMAWMK
- a CDS encoding dihydrodipicolinate synthase family protein, producing MKGVIVPLVTPFNEDYSLDFQALEEHINYLQRVGVHGIFINATTGEFISLTKEERKLLAEKGRELVNASFYLVGTASTNTFEVIELTRHAEDIGADYVVIAPPYYCPLNDEALFTHYSLIAEKADIPIILYNIPSCANPLSVPLIKKLALEYDNIAGIKETIDSISHVRDVIFEVKGERKDFKVFTGLDHHFLNTLILGGDGGIMACANFAPEIHLKLFKAFEEKKPEMFEYAKKLAKLSQIYSLASSFGSAIKIAMQLRGFSIKPVLRPPYVMDGKETRDRIKELLASLELIP